The following proteins are encoded in a genomic region of Dokdonia donghaensis DSW-1:
- a CDS encoding metal ABC transporter permease: MDAQVEIQLIAAVVAIACAIPGVFLVLRKMALISDAISHSILPGIVIGFFITEDLNSPLLILLAALMGVITVVLVEAIQKTGLVKEDTAIGLVFPALFSIGVILIAKNANDVHLDVDAVLLGELAFAPFDRLIVSGTDIGPKSLWVMGTILLITIGMLFAFFKELKVSTFDAGLSAALGFSPVVLHYGLMTVSSVTVVGAFEAVGAVLVVALMIAPAATAYLLTSDLKKMLVLSVIFGVFSAIAGYWVAHFLDASIAGSMTTVLGLVFLMVYLFAPNKGLIAVMYRQKQQRTEVSLLTFLLHLNNHEEKSERHVKHLNEHINWQKVRSKTVLDLAERNNLVRIDKNIVSLTTKGKEFTDLALEYIITNKDEKIEHMKDDFFLFRG; encoded by the coding sequence CTATCTTACCGGGTATTGTGATAGGCTTCTTTATAACAGAAGATCTTAACTCTCCGCTTTTAATACTTCTTGCGGCTCTTATGGGAGTGATTACAGTTGTACTTGTAGAGGCAATACAAAAAACAGGGCTTGTAAAAGAAGACACGGCAATAGGCTTAGTCTTCCCAGCCTTGTTTAGCATAGGTGTTATTCTCATTGCAAAAAATGCAAACGATGTGCACCTAGATGTAGACGCCGTCTTGCTAGGTGAGCTCGCTTTTGCTCCTTTTGACAGACTCATTGTGTCTGGTACAGATATCGGTCCAAAATCTTTATGGGTTATGGGTACAATTTTATTAATAACCATAGGTATGCTATTTGCCTTCTTTAAGGAGCTTAAGGTAAGCACCTTTGATGCAGGACTATCAGCAGCGTTAGGATTCTCACCTGTCGTTCTGCATTATGGATTAATGACAGTTTCTTCGGTTACGGTGGTGGGCGCTTTTGAAGCAGTAGGTGCAGTGCTAGTCGTAGCGCTTATGATTGCCCCAGCGGCCACTGCATATTTGCTCACTTCAGATTTAAAAAAGATGTTAGTGCTCTCTGTTATTTTCGGAGTGTTTTCGGCAATAGCGGGATATTGGGTGGCTCATTTTCTTGATGCCTCTATCGCTGGATCTATGACAACCGTCTTAGGTTTAGTCTTTCTAATGGTCTATCTATTTGCGCCAAATAAAGGGCTTATCGCAGTGATGTATCGCCAAAAACAACAACGCACAGAGGTGTCTCTACTTACATTTTTATTGCATTTAAATAATCACGAAGAGAAGAGTGAGCGTCACGTAAAACATCTTAATGAGCATATAAACTGGCAAAAGGTACGTTCTAAAACAGTACTCGACCTTGCTGAAAGAAACAACCTTGTACGCATAGATAAAAACATTGTCTCTCTTACAACAAAAGGAAAAGAGTTTACAGACCTCGCTCTAGAATATATCATCACAAATAAGGATGAAAAAATAGAGCATATGAAGGATGACTTCTTCCTCTTTAGAGGTTAA